One stretch of Acanthochromis polyacanthus isolate Apoly-LR-REF ecotype Palm Island chromosome 16, KAUST_Apoly_ChrSc, whole genome shotgun sequence DNA includes these proteins:
- the LOC110951623 gene encoding protein CEBPZOS, producing the protein MPPKPLEPLAKKLMKGVIVVELLGVFGVYGLFHMMNNSQDFRNTMNKRFPSVLEVYYKSNEWAGVYGIRERDHEAWSAKQE; encoded by the exons ATGCCTCCCAAACCTCTGGAGCCTCTGGCCAAGAAGCTCATGAAGGGAGTGATCGTTGTGGAGCTGCTGGGCGTCTTCGGGGTGTACGGCCTGTTTCACATGATGAACAACAGTCAAG ATTTCAGGAACACGATGAACAAGAGATTCCCATCAGTTCTAGAAG TTTACTACAAGTCCAACGAGTGGGCGGGAGTCTACGGCATCCGAGAGAGAGACCACGAAGCCTGGTCGGCCAAACAGGAGTGA